From the genome of Neomonachus schauinslandi chromosome 5, ASM220157v2, whole genome shotgun sequence, one region includes:
- the MTERF2 gene encoding transcription termination factor 2, mitochondrial yields MLWKLLISSQPCRLCSFRKMLSASKYRPSLECFTYATDRQSNKENKRTVEKLYKFSVDIRKIRRLKGWVLFEDETYVEEIANVLQLLGANEAAIASILEHCPEAIVCSPATFNTQRELWQLVCKNEQELVKLIEQFPESFFTVKDQETQKLNIQFFQELGLKNVVISRFLTTASNIFHNPIEKNKQMIGILQESYLNLGGSEANMKVWLLKLLSQNPFILLNSSAAIKETLEFLQEQGFTNSEILQLLSKLKGFLFQLCPESIQNSITFSKSAFKCTDRDLKQLVLKCPAILYYSVPVLEERIQGLLKEGISIAQIKETPMVLELTPQIVQYRIRKLNSLGYRIKDGHLVNLNGTKEEFEANFGKIQAKKERPLFNPVAPLNVEE; encoded by the coding sequence ATGCTGTGGAAATTGCTGATAAGCTCCCAGCCCTGCAGGCTGTGTTCTTTCAGAAAGATGCTCTCAGCTTCAAAATACAGACCCTCTTTAGAATGCTTCACCTATGCAACTGATCGTCagtcaaacaaagaaaataaaagaactgtgGAAAAGCTCTATAAATTTTCAGTGGATATCAGGAAAATACGCAGATTAAAAGGATGGGTACTTTTTGAAGATGAAACCTATGTTGAGGAAATTGCAAATGTTTTACAACTGCTAGGTGCCAATGAAGCTGCTATAGCCAGTATTTTGGAACACTGCCCAGAAGCAATTGTCTGCAGTCCAGCCACTTTTAACACCCAGAGAGAACTCTGGCAGTTGGTCTGCAAAAACGAGCAAGAGTTAGTCAAATTAATAGAACAGTTTCCAGAATCTTTCTTTACTGTTAAGGACCAGGAAACCCAGAAGCTGAACATTCAGTTCTTTCAAGAGTTGGGACTCAAAAATGTGGTCATTAGCAGATTTTTGACAACTGCatctaatatttttcataatcCTATTGAGAAGAATAAGCAAATGATAGGTATTCTCCAAGAGAGTTATCTAAATTTAGGTGGCTCCGAGGCCAACATGAAAGTTTGGTTACTGAAATTATTAAGCcaaaatccatttattttgctAAATTCTTCTGCAGCTATAAAGGAAACACTAGAATTTCTCCAGGAGCAAGGTTTCACAAACTCTGAAATTCTCCAGCTTCTATCCAAActgaaaggatttctttttcaactttgcCCAGAAAGTATACAGAACAGCATTACCTTCTCTAAAAGTGCTTTTAAATGCACAGATCGTGACCTGAAGCAATTAGTTTTGAAATGTCCTGCCATTTTATATTATTCTGTTCCAGTTTTGGAAGAGAGAATTCAGGGATTACTGAAAGAAGGAATTTCCATAGCTCAGATAAAAGAGACACCAATGGTGCTTGAATTAACTCCACAGATAGTACAGTAcaggataaggaaactgaattcCCTAGGCTATAGAATAAAGGATGGACATCTAGTAAATCTAAATGGAACAAAAGAAGAGTTTGAGGCTAACTTTGGCAAAATTCAGGCCAAAAAAGAAAGGCCATTATTTAACCCTGTGGCACCATTAAATGTGGAAGAGTAA